From the genome of Camarhynchus parvulus chromosome 4, STF_HiC, whole genome shotgun sequence:
TATATTGTGGTTGCTACTATTGAGCAGCTCACCCACTAATAGCTCTTGAATTAGATCCTCTGCACTGCTGAAGACTAAATTCAGAATggcatttctttttgttgtggTTCATAGGGCCAGTTattctaaaaagaaataatttattgtatCCAGAAATGTTATCTCTACATTTCACCCTGATGAAGCATTGCTCAGTCCATATGTGGGTGGGTGAGCCCTCCAACTACTTGTCCTAAATGTGCAGCTTCTCTAATCTCACTTAATGCAATTGTTGAAATGAATCAACACAGGGAAATGAGCAACCTTGCAGCTTAGCACATCTAAGGCAAGCTCACGTTAGGCTTTTTTGATCAAAATTAGCACCTGTATCACTTGCAAAGTGCAGAATGTTGTTTTCTGGTATAATGTGGTCTGTGCAAGACATTTTTAGACTAAACCCTGACCTGGCAGTGAGTTCTCATGGGCAAAAAGAGCTGTAGTGTTGAATTCCTCCCCATCAGATTACAGTCTGATCTGCAGCTGCAATTTAGGCTGGCCGAATTTTCAAATCATCTTGCAGATAGAGTGCATTGTGTCTGTCCAACAGGGAAGGAACAAAAGCATTCACCAGCTTATTTCATAATGCCCTGCTGTTTCAGTTCAGTCAGTTGCTTGCACCAAAATGAACTTCTCCTGCAGTGGTATTTTGCAGACTTGTGCTTCACAGtgttgtggtttggggttttggtttgtttttttcttttttttaataaatatcatTGTAACTCCTATAAAAAATGCCtgtggaaaagcaaattttaaacacttagaaaaattcctaaaattctgCTGTCCACAGGCAGGTCTGCCAATGAAGTCCACAAATATATCTGATAAAAGTTTGCCTGTCTTTTGTCTATCAAATTGTTTGCCTGGATTGCTGGAACAGATGCCTTCAGTTCCCTGTGTGGctgcttcctctccctccttccagaCTCACACACCTATGATGTCCCACCCCTTTGTGGCCTTTCCCAAACCTATCTCCCCATCTGTTCACCTGGGGAAGCAGCACTACATCTCATTCTGGAGCAGGTTTGGAGCTATGTCCGTGCTGGCCAGTGGCCACTCttgaaaacagggaaaagctcAATTTGGCCATGTTCAATGCAGGaaatcatttatttttctttcttcccagaCATGACGTGGAATTTCCATGAAAGTTTTCATCATGGATTATTAATTGCAAGCTCCATTCTATCTCTGCTTTGTCAAATTTGGTGAAAATTAGCCAGAAGGTTGAGAAGTTAtcaagaaaaggaggaggggaacAGATGGACGAAAGAGGAGTTGACAGACAGCATGATCTCATAATCCCCGCTGGCATAGGAATTCAGGCTagaattgaaatattttaggtCAGAACACTGTGCActtaaaattctcattttgaaaGAACAAGCCTCTGAAGAGAAACAAATTTTCATCTGTTAGACCATCCATCAGCTCTTAGGGCAGAGATTAAACAACAGCCTTCTACAAACATATCATCAAAATCTCTAACAGCCCTTTTCCCCACCCAACCTCAGACCCATGTACTTCAGCATTTGCTTTTGCAGTTCCTTTTGGGTCAAGATTGTTTTCCTctgattcattttttttctttggttgtgTTCAGTCAAAACATAATTAAGGCTTACCTTaccctttttttccattctagGAGCGGTTGTTTTGCATCTGTTTCCTAGAACTGGAGAGGCTGCTTAGATAGCATATTGCCTTTACAAGCTATTTTATGGTGAATTCCAGCAGATTAAGGCATAAACATTTCTGGAAAGATGTCTGCAAGCTCTGCAGTATTCCATCCTTACCATGTTCTGTTTGTTCCACTGCAAAATATGACATCATTGTGCCTGAGACCTCAGAGAGGAGCTCTCGGTTCCCCATCGTCTGAGGCTGTCACAGCAGCCAAGGAGAGCAGTGCCACCACAGGCTTTGCACTAAACCCTCCCACTGGGATACATCTGTCAGATGAAAAACTCAACCTCATTTGCTTGTTACTGCTTTAGCGTTTTGTTTAGattgtggtttggttttgggggggaaaaatcaacACAGAGGAGACAAGGAATTAGGCTTTTAGCTGGTGAACTGCAACTGTACAGCTTTTTGATTTTGCATCACACTGCACAtctgctcactgcagcaggATTGCAAAGGTCCCTGCTGCAGATTGTTGGAACAACAATTATTCTTTGGAAACACCCTGTCCTAAAATGTAATTCATTGCTTTAAGCAAAATTGTATTGTCAATTAAGCACAACTTTTAAAGTGCCATGTGAACTTTTATTATAACAAAGTCAGAAGACAAGAATTTGGCACCAGCTTGCTTTCTTTGCCAAGTGCAtggatcttcagaggaatgGTAGGTTTCATTCTGAGACTTTGTATTCCCAGAAAAGCAGGTCAGAGTGATTCGTTTCCTTCAGCTTTGTTGGATTCAGTACTGTAAATATACAAGAAGCTCCTACACGTTCAGGCTACCACTCCTAATGTATTTAAACATATAATGCACAAAGGGATATGTTCTTTTCCTAGAAAATTGTTTACTCTCCTGACCCTGTTTTGACTGAAAACCCTAATTTTCATCCTGATAAGCAAGGCAAGCCTCTGGATGTTTAGTATTAAATTTGAAACATCTATCATTAGCAAAATGaggaaacttatttttcttttaaacaaatggTATGATATGACAAATATCATGAACAGAGCTGTACAAATCATAAACTGTACAGGATTTACAAACATAGTGCCACCACATttataatactttttttttacccagtGCAGTTCTTGTGCTGAGAAAACTGGTGCTGTCACAAAGTACAGTACTGCTAAAATCTTAttacagctatttttttctgttggagaTTAATTTATAAAAAGTGTTAgcttgtattttatatttattttgtgataATGTTAATTGCAAAGAAAACTGATAGAAAAATTAGCTTACTATGCTTTGCACATGAGTATCTTACTGATTCAGCAGCTCAGCTTATTCAAATCAAATATAAACGTATCAACTAGCTACTGGCCATGACTTCAATGTAAAACtactatttctgtatttttaaggtACCTCTGTATTTAGTACCAACATGCAtgacaaactgaaacacaaaccaGGGATGTCACACACTGCAGCTGAGAGAAAACAGTGTAATTTACAGAAGGATTTCAGCTCTGTCCTTCCTCTCATCTCTCATCAGCTAAAATCCTTGTTTTTGTCTGGCTGCACATCACTTGTGATGTGACTTTCATATTTGACAAAATAAACATGCAGAACTTGTAGGCTgtcttttaaagcttttttccctgtcttGTACTgagatgaaattatttcaagtaTAATTACTTAGAACAGACACTAATGCGTTTCAATTTGCACTTTGAAAACAGGTTAGTTTGTCTTCAGAAATATAATAGTGGAAATTTATACAGCACCCATGGTTAGAGACAAATAAGATTAATGACTGTTGGGGTTTCAATGGGCCAGTGTGTGTAAAAGAAGTCTAAGTAGCACCCCAATCTTCATACCATGCTGTTAATTTGAATTGCTAAAACTCAGTGAGCTCCTTATGAAATAGCTGACATGAAATAAGCTGACACGTAAAGATTTGCAATATGTAAAGAActgcaaagagaagaaacacTATACACAAAAAAACAAGTGATGAAagttcaaaaaaaaaccctgagtaACACAACAAAAAGGtataaaaatttgtatttatataatgACGAGATAATGATACAACACAATACTCCATGTGCTACAGAACGTAGCAAGCGCCATGTACGTGTGTACAATGAATCTGTATAGTACAGTCAAATGCATCTCACAGACTATGAACCATTCCTTTGGCTCTGGGACCcagaggctctggcacagaacCCACCCACTAACACCTTTAGGTAACAATTGTACCAGTAAGCAGCAGAAGGCTCTCAATCAGTGCTTCACCTGCTCCAAAATTTTATCTTAAACATCCCTCCTGCACAGACCCTTCCAATGCCATAAATCCTGTGGAACCACAGTTTATGCCTCTCgtgcaaaatgaaagaaaggaattgTGAACTTGAGGCACCTTCACTCTGCTTTGCCAAGAGTCAGGCCTCTGGCTGGGCATGCCTCCCCAGGAATCCTTTCCTGGGCTTATGTACAATACTTCAGGCACAGAGAACAGCCAAGGTGACCAAATggtcttttctgtttcatataCCCCCTGCATTTTAATTCTGGGTAGCTACAGAACACACTTGGATGTTTTCTTTACAGCTGCCAATTAACAACAGTGCATTTAGACAGTCACTTAAGCAAATTGGCTCATTTCATTGCtggcaaaattaatttctgatgtGTTTTCCCCATTAGTATTTGTAGGGAGTACAGCTCTTCCTTAAAGTGTTCCTAAAGGGTCTCAATTATTCTTCCATCAATTTTGGAAAGTGTAAGTTAATGGATTAAATATCAGCACTGTTACTGGCTCATACCACACACAACCGATGGCCTCtgccatttaaaaacaaatttaacaGATTTATGAAAGAGTAATTTGTTTTGAAGACATTCCTTTATCAGCAGCatcataaaattaaatgtataaaattaatattacttAATTAAAAGCTGTGATGATGtggttcttttaaaaaatgtggttCTTTCCACATGGCTGAACCGCAAGGATGAAAAATTTCACCACTAATTACCAGTCTGCCACAAAGTTAGTAAAATGATGAAATAATCACTTGTCCAGGAGGAGAGACTGCTGTAAGTAcctccaggaaaagcagaagtacCCACCCAGAACAGGTTTGCAGGCAGAGCCCACACTAATAACTTCACCTCTGTCTGTTGCCCAGTTCTCCTCTTTTGGCATTTTAAGTTCACCCACTGAAATGGGTTATGCAAAGTGCACAGTCAGGTGCTCAGAATACTGGTATTTGTCACTGTAACTTATTTGCAGATCACCAAGTaactttttttctacttctatAATTGTATGCATGTGGTACAGTTGAACCCATACTCATCCATGTCAAAATATAACACCATTTAAGTCAGTCTTAATTCTGTAAGTTAGATCAAGTTAGATGTGTTAGATTTTATGTCCTTTTTTTCAACTCCAAATCTTATACTAATAAATTACGATTGAAACTCATCTATAAACAGCACATGGAAAACTGTCATTCTCATGGATTTTTGGaaggcttttttatttctgttttaaccTGCTAACACTCACTCTGAACCAAGTTTGTTGTTTGCAGAAGACAATACAGGATCCAGTCTCTGGTTAATAATGTGTTGCAGAGCTTCTACTGCCAAACCTGCTCTTTTCAGAAGATAAATAAATCAGCTGCAATGGGCCTGGCATGGTACAagctgggcagagagaggaTGGATGCGAAGGAGGATTCATCCTCTGAATTGCAGCACAGAATATGCAGAAAGAACTAACAATTTTaggctggttttttttgtgcctCCCTGTGGTGATGCCAGagtgcaggcagggagctgggggaagcaCTAACCCAGGAGCAGTGCAGAGGCGTGCATCCTCCAACACCTGCGTGCTGCAAGGGAAAgcccttcctttcttctcccccaGGAAACAGGCCAAACCTCTGCGTCTCCAGAAAAAGATCTTTGCAATGACTTCATCTCTCCAGAGCCCCTTCCACAGAGAAAGCGACCTAGCAGCCCTGTAATCTTGTCCCTACTCCTTTTCCAGTGCGGTAACTGCAGAGGAAATGGATGAACTGAGAGCAGAACCTCCTCGCCTGCTGTAAGCGTGGTCACAacatggcagagctgccaagGTGGGGGCAGGATTTCATCTTGCAGCAAACAGTTTGCTTTTTGCAGCCCCACTGTGGGCACAGGTACACTTGTGCACACGCATGGGGCACATACACAAGTGTCCAGCTgagaaaaaatgataaaaataacaCTGTTTGCATCCCAAGGTGCTGTGgccacaggcagtgctgcactggctgctcagcagcagaacCTAAAAAATGTCAGAGCCCCGACTGTCCCCActgactgcagctctgctgggggtACAGGCCAGTCCCCAAACCTGACCCTAGGatctgctgtgcccctgcctctaatggggctgctgctgtccgGGGGCTGTGCCTGAAAATTCCACCTTAAATTGGGCTGTGCTCGAGGGAGAATGACACAGGCAGTATGGTGTCATTTTTCTTTACCAGCATTAATAGCTCCCAGCTGTAACaactgaaaaagtaaaaacaaataaacccttTTTATTTCCACTCAAGATTATTCGagtaatttttattgaaaatataaGATCTACAAAGCCATGGATACCCAGCGTGGAAGAACTCATTAAGTTAGCACATTcatctttaaaaggaaaatttcaggTTGACCTAAGGTACAATAATGTTCAATTTAAagtctcatttttccttctgtaaattTCAAATCTCTTTTCATTAGGAGGTTCTGTGCAAGAGCTGCTTGTCATGAAAGGAAACACTTTACAATCCATGAATGTGTTCATTATATAATAAATGAACAGCAACAATATactagccttttttttttttcctgttaacaGTCGTGTGTTAAagtaaactcttttttttttttccatgatttgGAAATTAGTTACATATGCACCAAAGGAGCTAGTAATTTCTGCTGCTTGTCAGCTACACACAATGAGTATATTGCTGTGTGCTTTCCCCAACAATGAGGATTTTAGTAATATGCAAGGTGTATAGAATGTAATACCAAAACCTGCATCACAGAAAAGGTTAATTGTTTTCTTATTCAGCTGCCAGAGTTGATAACCTTAGGCCCCTCCCCAGAGCCAAAGTAGGGGTGGCCATCCATTAGGTTATGTAAATTAAATGTATACGTTTCCTTGTTGGCAAGTTCCAAGCAGTAAGCGAGAGTGCAAACAAGGATCTGTAAGCTGCCACAAAATGTATTCATATTTCTACTCTGTGTTGTAAGAGCCAAAGGGAGGACACGTATGTCAGATGTTGAAAGAACAACTGAACCTTTGCTTTTGATCATTATGGTCAGTCTGTCATGAGGTCTTGTATCTGAATGCTAAAAATGGCACCACACTTGGACATCCCATAGCCTTACACAGTACGTTTGTGTTTCCCGAGCCACTGAGCGCTGGTCTCACAGAGACCCTGACTTTATAAGCTAACAAAAAATAGATTTGGGTGCTGAAGAATCCAAGGGAGGGCTCATACAAAGACAATTAACCCTCGCACCAAAACCTAATTTCATGATTTTACTTAAAGCCACACTGAATCAGTTGTGAGAGGGTGAAGATATAAATACACCTCTCTGCTTCATCCGTAAGAAGGTGGACAACTGACCATTTGAACAGAGGGTCGTGAAACAAAGCTTAGTTGTCCTTTAAACAATGAGAAGGAGAGGCATACATAAATGGTCACCAAGGCACAATATGACAAAGGTGAAGAGTCCCTGAGACTCTGGTCTGGGTCTGTACCATTCCCCTCCTTATACAAGTAAATGAGAACATTTAGGAAAATATAATACAAAATCTCTTACAGGAAATATAGACTACACTTGCTAAAATCACTTCCCTAAAAGTGTTtatagcttttttctttcttttttttcaatttttttttttttttttttcttttttttttatttttttaaaagaccttCTTTAAACAGATAATGCAAAGACTGGTCCATTTTTTTCTTACCCGGCAAGCCAAGCTCTAATGACTTCACTAAGCAGAAGTTGTATTAAAATACATCTTCATAGTATTGCTACAATTTGGGTAAATATGTTCTGAACAGCTTGATGAGTACTAAATAAACTTTGCTGTTTTACAgcatacattttaatttttttgcacttttttaagaatagaaaatgcaattatagtgtgcaaaagaaaaaaaattaattatcttctAGCTGAATACTGTAATTTTAAGCCATGCCTTCCATAAGAATGTATTGACATGTGTAAatagaagagaaggaaaaaaaaaccaagcaaacagaGATTTCATTTCCTTGCAAGGCAAGATTAACTATCACAAACTGGATCACTTGAGTTCTGtattcttcagagaaaaaaatgaaaacaacaaccCATAAAACCACTGAAATGCTTCAAATGTCATCCATTCCACGGTAACAGGTTAAAACTGCCATCTTGCTTTCTACTGATCCCGTTAACATGGACAGAATGATTTGCTGCTGGTTGGATATTGaatacaaaaagcaaaagaaagttgAGATCATCCCACATGAAGTCATTATTAGAGCTGGCTTTTCCCCCATTTTGAAGTACAGTAGTGACTTGTAAATACGACCTTTTCTAAAGATCATTTGAGATTTGAAGATTTATCTACCTGCTTCACCCAAACAACAACTGCTGAAAGAATTTACTCTATGGAGCCCACTATATAGCattcaaaatgttttgggtttggggttttttttcatgaaaaaataccacaaaaagTAGTTTTAGGTTTTTGTATCTCTGAATCACTAACACATTGTAGATTTCATTTATTCTTCCATGTTTGAAAATGGTTTctgcaaaatcaaaataaactgTCAAACTCCCTTACACCATGCTTCCAACAGTTTGAATTTAATACTTCTTGAATGGAACGacataatttatttcctttaatttgcAGGATGGCTACATCAAGCTAGCTTTAAGTCACAACTGTACCTAACCACAGTTCTCTGCAGCAAACCCATGATTTACAATATCTAATATTGTGGTTACAGTGCAGGGAACCATGGGTAAGAAACCTCCATGTCAGAGTATTGTGGTTGGGGTTTCCCGGAAGAGTGGCAGTTGACACCTCTGGAATATTCATATATAAGTGCTTCAGTCAGATGGTCCTGAGTTGAGCGGGTAACTCAGGCACTATGAGAGCCTGGCATTCAGTCTGCGGGAATGTGTGTAACCTCCGTCACTCGAACCGCTCTGCAAACTGTAGTGGTCTTCAGCATCACTGGCACTTCCAATACTGTCCATTTCACCTGGAGTAAACTCCATTCCTTCAATGTCTACTTCTAAAGAAAACATAAGAAGGCACATTTTCAGAAAGTTGTAGCAACTGGTCATGGGCCAGTGTCAATCAACACCTGAATCACACTTCAGttgcaataattaaaaaaaaccaagaactGGCACAGTAATTCCTGAGGAAAGGATCATCTTGTCCACCTGAGAATTAAAATCCCTTCTGCCCTCAGCCACATAAATATACTGCATGACATCAATacctgtggcattcacattctctgaacagagagagacataattctctctctcaggttttctcctggagaagcacagagggaaaacaatttttatctctgcttgctgctcctAGTGTTTTGCAGATGTAGAATGGGTTAAAAAGATTGTTTACCTAAAGAAATTTAGTAATTAGACTCTGGTAGAAATTGTTTATGTTAATTAGCCTATCATGTCCAAGCTGTGTGGACTGTCAGTCTACAgacagtcacgagttttcaATTAGCAGTaagtataatatagtatagtatagcataacatagtatagtatagtacaGTACAGTACAGTATCTCTCTTTAATATAgttgtaatgtaatatagtatagttttaataaagcaattgttcaaCCTTCCAAATCAATAGAATCAGATACCAATCATTCCCGTGTTGGGGGCACCCTGCAACTTCAATAAATACCAAATGCTTTCCCAGAACTGTTCCAACCTGCACACAGACACTGATTTAGAAAAAAGCTGGCCCTCAGAGGCTGTCCTACTGCAGAACTGTCCATGGTAATTCCAGCCATGCAGGTGTTGGCTGGTGTGACCACCTGTCCCCACGTAAACTGCCCCAAGACCAACCACTCCACCCCCCTGGGCGCAGAAACAGCCAGCCTGGGCAACTGTTCTGCCAGAAAAACTTCCAAATGGGAAAGTAAGAAATGGCAACTGCCAGCTTGACAAGCTGTCTTAAATGAGAACCAAATGCACAGAACCCTTGGTGATCGttgcacagaaaatgttttaaaatttcacaaTAAATGatgtggaaataattttttcacacAAATTAATTAGGCTAAataagattttttctttccatgagaAAATATTATGCCAGCTTTACCAATAATTACactaaaaattcaaaatattaaatggTAATTGTTAAAAAACTGGCAAAACCACATGCAGGataaatagctttaaaaatacacacaatATTAACAGCTTCAAAagtaattaggaaaaaaaaaacatttttcaaagaatGTGAAAAAGATGCCTTAATTTTTTACTCTTCAAATCGCATTATGTTATAATTTTATCTGGGTTTTGTTGAAAGCTTGATTTTAGTTCTAAATGACATATCCTTGTTTCCCTACTTCCCTTTTCCCCCGTGCTGCTGCAGGCCCTTTGGGAAGGCCTGGCTGAGTTACCTTGTTCAGAGTCAGTGGATATTGTTGATCCCATGCTGTCAGTGCGGATTCGCTCCATGCCCTGCAcggagagctgctccagcctgcgCTTGAGATAGCGGTGCTCCCGCTGTAATTGTTCTTTAATATTTAGAGCTTTTCGGTCCTGTTCTTCCAATTTCTTAAAGGGAGAGAAACACAGTGAGCCGGCAGTTTGTACCCGTGTCAAAGCATAAGTAACTTAAGGTCTTCTCGTAAACAGTAATTTGAAAgcaatttaagtattttaattaattaatataaagttaaaattaaatctaaaattttgattttttagttAGCATTCTGTAGAGGTCAGTACAATTTTAGCAGGCTGAATTTGTTTCACGGTAAGATATATGgttaaagggggaaaataataataatttttaaaaaatccctcttGCCACTAGCAGACATTCCCTGGCTAAGACCAAATTATTGTTGTCTTGGTTGTGGGGAATATTTAAATCAT
Proteins encoded in this window:
- the MXD4 gene encoding max dimerization protein 4 isoform X2, with protein sequence MELNSLLILLEAAEYLERRDREAEHGYASVLPFDSDYSRKKTKAGTMARKSQNNRSSHNELEKHRRAKLRLYLEQLKQLVPLGPDSTRHTTLSLLKRAKMHIKKLEEQDRKALNIKEQLQREHRYLKRRLEQLSVQGMERIRTDSMGSTISTDSEQEVDIEGMEFTPGEMDSIGSASDAEDHYSLQSGSSDGGYTHSRRLNARLS
- the MXD4 gene encoding max dimerization protein 4 isoform X3 translates to MELNSLLILLEAAEYLERRDRAEHGYASVLPFDSDYSRKKTKAGTMARKSQNNRSSHNELEKHRRAKLRLYLEQLKQLVPLGPDSTRHTTLSLLKRAKMHIKKLEEQDRKALNIKEQLQREHRYLKRRLEQLSVQGMERIRTDSMGSTISTDSEQEVDIEGMEFTPGEMDSIGSASDAEDHYSLQSGSSDGGYTHSRRLNARLS